The sequence below is a genomic window from Cobetia sp. cqz5-12.
GCGCTGGTCGAACACTGCGAGCGCGCGCATGGCGGCGAGACCGTGATCGGTGCCGGTACCGTGCTGACCCCGCAGCAGGTTCGCGACGTGCACGCCGCCGGCGGCCGTCTGATCGTCTCGCCCAATGCCGATGTCGAGGTCATCCGCGAAAGCCGCCGCCTGGAGATGGTCTCGCTGCCCGGCATCGTCACGCCGACGGAGGCCTTCGCGGCCCTCGCTGCCGGCGCCTCGGGCCTCAAGCTGTTCCCGGCGACTCAGGTCGGCATCGTCAACATGAAAGCGATGCTGGCCGTGCTGCCCAAGGACACCGAGCTTTACGCCGTGGGCGGCATCGGCAGTGACAACTTCGCCGAATGGCGCGCCGCAGGTGTCCACGGCGCTGGCCTCGGCACG
It includes:
- a CDS encoding 2-dehydro-3-deoxy-6-phosphogalactonate aldolase — protein: MSLPLVAILRGVTPQDIIAIADEIIAAGITRIEVPLNSPNPLESIAALVEHCERAHGGETVIGAGTVLTPQQVRDVHAAGGRLIVSPNADVEVIRESRRLEMVSLPGIVTPTEAFAALAAGASGLKLFPATQVGIVNMKAMLAVLPKDTELYAVGGIGSDNFAEWRAAGVHGAGLGTAIYTPGLSAAEVGERARTLVAAWQAAD